The following coding sequences lie in one Rhizobium rhododendri genomic window:
- a CDS encoding ATP-binding cassette domain-containing protein — translation MVGDRDRRPPARRPVTSDWKRLEVSGLGVRGESQPILTELSFSVRQGEVLAVAGVSGAMQPALAQCLAGLRKPDAGTIRLDGTDTTGDAARAAASGLAYIPEDRLEGVAPDLANSENASLFRLGQPGFRRFAMRNRAAERALGEAIIADFNVQPPNPDLASGGLSGGNLQKLLVGRELECKPGIIIAHGPTQGLDLAAAASIRTAIVKAAAEGAAVVVISADLDELLEMGHRMIVLANGRVTAEFDLDTQVDMTALGQAMIDNKTLETAL, via the coding sequence ATGGTAGGCGATCGAGATCGTCGTCCTCCGGCACGTAGGCCTGTGACATCGGACTGGAAGCGCCTTGAAGTCTCGGGTCTCGGCGTCAGGGGAGAGAGCCAGCCTATCCTGACCGAGCTCTCTTTTTCAGTGCGCCAGGGTGAAGTCCTGGCGGTTGCCGGCGTCTCGGGGGCAATGCAGCCGGCATTGGCGCAATGCCTTGCCGGGTTGCGAAAACCCGATGCCGGGACAATCCGCCTCGATGGCACGGACACCACCGGCGATGCCGCGCGTGCTGCGGCATCTGGGCTTGCCTACATTCCGGAAGACCGTCTGGAAGGCGTTGCGCCCGATCTGGCGAATTCTGAAAATGCCAGTCTGTTCCGCCTCGGGCAGCCCGGCTTCCGCCGCTTTGCGATGCGCAACCGCGCTGCCGAGCGTGCGCTTGGTGAGGCCATTATTGCGGATTTCAACGTCCAGCCGCCCAATCCGGATCTCGCATCGGGAGGGCTGTCTGGCGGCAATCTGCAGAAATTGCTGGTTGGACGCGAACTCGAGTGCAAGCCGGGCATCATCATCGCCCACGGCCCGACGCAGGGGCTCGATCTTGCCGCCGCCGCGTCGATCCGGACGGCAATCGTCAAGGCCGCAGCCGAAGGTGCCGCTGTCGTCGTGATTTCGGCCGATCTCGATGAGCTTCTGGAAATGGGCCATCGCATGATCGTGCTTGCCAATGGCCGCGTCACCGCCGAATTCGATCTCGACACTCAGGTGGACATGACTGCGCTCGGGCAGGCGATGATCGATAATAAAACTCTGGAGACCGCCCTATGA